The Stappia sp. genome window below encodes:
- a CDS encoding carbon monoxide dehydrogenase subunit G has product MDLVGEYRIFAARAAVWDALNDADVLRRCIPGCKDLEKVSDTEMTATVVAKIGPVKATFKGGVTLENLNPPESYTIVGEGKGGVAGFAKGSADVHLAEEAAEEAGDAGSGAGADAGPVTVLTYKVHAQVGGKLAQLGSRLIVSTSRKMADEFFSAFKEIVEGDGAAAGETAAGDGAATAASATAATTAATDTAEAATETQESMTERVSQSVSEAAHAVEERVEHAAEDLGKAAHEVEERVEQAAERGFLGGPMMWGLIALAGLIALLALLS; this is encoded by the coding sequence ATGGATTTGGTTGGGGAGTACCGGATTTTTGCGGCTCGGGCCGCGGTCTGGGATGCGTTGAACGACGCGGATGTTCTGCGTCGGTGTATTCCGGGGTGCAAGGATCTGGAGAAGGTCTCGGACACGGAGATGACGGCGACGGTTGTCGCGAAGATCGGCCCGGTGAAGGCGACGTTCAAGGGCGGGGTGACGCTTGAGAACCTGAACCCGCCGGAGAGCTACACGATCGTGGGCGAGGGCAAGGGCGGTGTCGCGGGCTTTGCCAAGGGCTCGGCGGACGTGCATCTGGCCGAGGAGGCTGCGGAAGAGGCGGGCGACGCCGGCTCCGGTGCAGGCGCCGATGCGGGTCCGGTGACGGTTCTGACCTACAAGGTGCATGCGCAGGTGGGGGGCAAGCTGGCGCAATTGGGCAGCCGGCTGATCGTGTCGACGTCGCGCAAGATGGCGGACGAGTTCTTCAGCGCGTTCAAGGAGATCGTGGAGGGCGACGGCGCGGCGGCCGGGGAGACGGCGGCCGGGGATGGCGCGGCGACGGCGGCTTCCGCGACCGCTGCGACGACGGCCGCGACCGACACGGCCGAGGCCGCGACCGAAACGCAGGAGAGCATGACGGAGCGGGTGTCGCAGTCTGTGTCGGAGGCGGCGCATGCGGTCGAGGAGCGTGTGGAGCACGCGGCGGAGGATCTCGGCAAGGCGGCGCATGAGGTGGAGGAACGGGTCGAACAGGCGGCCGAACGCGGCTTTCTGGGCGGCCCGATGATGTGGGGCCTGATCGCGCTGGCCGGTCTGATCGCGCTTCTGGCGCTCTTGAGCTGA
- a CDS encoding NADP-dependent isocitrate dehydrogenase: MNVHPAARAASSDTGSIGASDAVPIAIAHGDGIGPEIMSAALKVLTAAGARLAPEEIEIGEAVYEQGLTSGIAPESWDVLRRTKVFFKAPITTPQGKGYKSLNVTIRKTLGLFANVRPCAALSPFVATKHPDMDVVIVRENEEDLYAGIEHRQTDEVYQCLKLVSRPGTERIVRYAFDYARANGRKKVSCFSKDNIMKLTDGLFHKVFDEIAAEYPEIETDHWIIDIGTARLAARPEIFDVIVTSNLYGDIISDVAAEISGSVGLGASANVGEHCAMFEAIHGSAPDIAGQNVANPSGLLLAGVQMLVHVGQPEIASKIHNAWLKTIEDGIHTADIHKAGDSAEKVGTDAFAEAVIARLGESPRTLPAVSYALDARPVEIAPPRRPAPQVKTLVGVDVFVHWREADADALAAALKSANAVEGLDLILITNRGTKVWPEGLPETFATDHWRCRFMFDGTGQSAQVAALLTQLAKAGIDFVKTEHLYEFDGQLGYSLGQGQ; the protein is encoded by the coding sequence ATGAACGTGCATCCCGCGGCCCGTGCCGCTTCCTCCGATACCGGGTCCATCGGCGCATCCGACGCCGTGCCGATCGCCATCGCCCATGGCGACGGCATCGGCCCGGAGATCATGTCGGCCGCGCTCAAGGTGCTGACGGCCGCCGGCGCGCGGCTGGCGCCGGAGGAAATCGAGATCGGCGAGGCGGTCTACGAGCAGGGCCTGACCTCGGGCATCGCGCCGGAATCCTGGGATGTGCTGCGCCGCACCAAGGTCTTCTTCAAGGCGCCGATCACCACGCCGCAGGGCAAGGGCTACAAGTCCCTCAACGTGACGATCCGCAAGACGCTCGGCCTTTTCGCCAACGTCCGGCCCTGCGCGGCGCTGTCGCCCTTCGTCGCCACCAAGCATCCGGACATGGATGTGGTGATCGTGCGCGAGAACGAGGAGGATCTTTACGCCGGCATCGAGCATCGCCAGACCGACGAGGTCTACCAGTGCCTGAAGCTCGTCTCGCGGCCGGGCACGGAGCGCATCGTGCGCTATGCCTTCGACTATGCCCGGGCGAACGGCCGCAAGAAGGTCTCCTGCTTCTCCAAGGACAACATCATGAAACTGACCGACGGTCTGTTTCACAAGGTGTTCGACGAGATCGCGGCGGAGTATCCGGAGATCGAGACCGATCACTGGATCATCGACATCGGCACCGCGCGGCTGGCGGCCAGGCCCGAGATCTTCGACGTGATCGTGACCTCCAACCTCTATGGCGACATCATCTCCGACGTTGCCGCCGAGATCAGCGGCTCGGTAGGGCTCGGCGCCTCGGCCAATGTGGGCGAGCATTGCGCGATGTTCGAGGCGATCCACGGCTCCGCGCCCGACATCGCCGGGCAGAATGTCGCCAACCCGTCCGGCCTGCTGCTCGCCGGCGTGCAGATGCTGGTCCACGTCGGCCAGCCGGAGATCGCAAGCAAGATCCACAACGCCTGGCTCAAGACCATCGAGGACGGCATTCACACCGCCGACATCCACAAGGCGGGCGACAGCGCGGAGAAGGTCGGCACGGATGCCTTCGCCGAGGCCGTGATCGCGCGGCTCGGCGAGAGCCCGCGCACACTTCCCGCCGTCTCCTATGCGCTCGACGCCAGGCCGGTCGAGATCGCGCCGCCGCGCCGGCCGGCGCCGCAGGTCAAGACGCTCGTCGGCGTCGACGTCTTCGTGCACTGGCGCGAGGCGGATGCGGATGCGCTCGCCGCGGCGCTCAAGTCGGCGAACGCGGTTGAGGGGCTGGATTTGATCCTGATCACCAACCGGGGCACCAAGGTCTGGCCGGAGGGACTGCCGGAGACCTTCGCGACCGATCACTGGCGCTGCCGCTTCATGTTCGACGGCACGGGCCAATCGGCGCAGGTGGCGGCGCTGCTGACGCAGCTTGCCAAGGCCGGCATCGATTTCGTGAAGACCGAGCATCTTTACGAGTTCGACGGCCAACTCGGCTATTCGCTGGGGCAGGGCCAGTAA
- the ilvD gene encoding dihydroxy-acid dehydratase, protein MADGDRESATTGKKTWDKSRMPSRHVSVGPSSAPHRSYYYAMGMTEEEIAQPFVGVATCWNEAAPCNISLGRQAQAVKKGVKAAFGTPREFTTITVTDGIAMGHAGMYASLPSRDLIADSVELTVRGHGYDAIVGLAGCDKSLPGMMMAMVRMDVPSVFIYGGSILPGRLRGRDLTVQDVFEAVGQHSSGKMSAEELKEIECVACPSAGSCGGQFTANTMACVSEAIGLAIPGSAGAPAPYESRDAFCEASGEAVMHCLEKGITPRRIVTRKSLENAARVVAATGGSTNAGLHLPAIANEAGIDFDLNDVTRIFRETPYIADLKPGGRYVAKDLYEVGGVGIVLKALLDAGLLHGDCLTVTGKTLAENLENVVFPTDQDVVRPVSNPLSSWGGVVGLKGNLAPEGAIVKVAGMKNLKFTGPARCFDREEAAYKAVERGDYKEGEVLVIRYEGPKGGPGMREMLATTAAIYGQGMGDKVALITDGRFSGATRGFCIGHVGPEAAVGGPIGLLRDGDMITIDADAGTLEVALSDEELAARKADWTPLESDVGASGALWRYVQTVGPAVTGALTQPGARAEKKKYTDL, encoded by the coding sequence ATGGCGGATGGGGATCGCGAAAGCGCAACAACGGGGAAGAAGACCTGGGACAAGTCGCGGATGCCCAGCCGGCATGTGTCGGTCGGACCGTCGAGTGCCCCGCATCGCTCCTACTACTATGCCATGGGCATGACCGAGGAGGAGATCGCCCAGCCCTTCGTCGGCGTCGCGACCTGCTGGAACGAGGCCGCGCCCTGCAACATCTCGCTGGGCCGTCAGGCGCAGGCGGTGAAGAAGGGCGTGAAGGCCGCCTTCGGGACTCCGCGCGAGTTCACGACCATCACCGTCACCGACGGCATCGCCATGGGGCATGCGGGCATGTACGCCTCGCTTCCGAGCCGCGATCTCATCGCCGATTCGGTCGAGCTCACGGTGCGCGGACACGGCTATGACGCGATCGTCGGCCTGGCCGGCTGCGACAAGTCGCTGCCCGGCATGATGATGGCGATGGTGCGCATGGACGTGCCGTCGGTGTTCATCTACGGCGGCTCGATCCTGCCCGGCCGCCTGCGCGGGCGCGACCTGACCGTTCAGGACGTGTTCGAGGCCGTGGGCCAGCATTCGAGCGGCAAGATGTCGGCGGAGGAGCTGAAGGAGATCGAATGCGTCGCCTGCCCGTCGGCCGGTTCCTGCGGCGGCCAGTTCACGGCCAACACCATGGCCTGCGTGTCCGAGGCGATCGGGCTCGCGATCCCCGGCTCCGCCGGCGCCCCCGCGCCCTACGAAAGCCGTGACGCCTTTTGCGAGGCCTCGGGCGAAGCGGTCATGCATTGCCTGGAAAAGGGCATCACGCCGCGCAGGATCGTCACCCGCAAGTCGCTGGAAAACGCCGCGCGCGTCGTCGCCGCCACCGGCGGGTCGACCAATGCCGGTCTGCACCTGCCGGCGATCGCCAATGAGGCCGGCATCGACTTCGACCTCAACGACGTGACGCGGATCTTCCGCGAGACGCCCTATATCGCCGATCTCAAGCCCGGCGGGCGTTATGTCGCCAAGGATCTTTACGAGGTCGGAGGCGTCGGCATCGTGCTCAAGGCGCTGCTCGACGCGGGTCTCCTGCACGGCGACTGCCTGACCGTCACCGGCAAGACGCTCGCCGAGAATCTGGAGAACGTGGTCTTTCCGACCGATCAGGACGTGGTCCGCCCGGTGTCCAACCCGCTGTCGTCCTGGGGCGGCGTCGTGGGCCTGAAGGGCAATCTCGCCCCCGAGGGCGCGATCGTGAAGGTCGCGGGCATGAAGAACCTGAAGTTCACCGGCCCCGCGCGCTGCTTCGACCGCGAGGAAGCCGCCTACAAGGCGGTGGAGCGCGGCGACTACAAGGAAGGCGAGGTGCTCGTCATCCGCTACGAGGGCCCTAAGGGCGGCCCCGGCATGCGCGAGATGCTGGCGACCACCGCCGCGATCTACGGCCAGGGCATGGGCGACAAGGTGGCGCTGATCACCGACGGCCGCTTTTCCGGCGCGACGCGCGGCTTCTGCATCGGTCATGTCGGACCGGAAGCCGCCGTCGGCGGTCCCATCGGGCTGCTGCGCGACGGCGACATGATCACCATCGACGCGGACGCGGGCACGCTCGAGGTTGCGCTTTCGGACGAAGAGCTTGCCGCGCGCAAGGCCGACTGGACGCCGCTCGAGAGCGATGTGGGCGCCTCCGGCGCGCTGTGGCGCTACGTGCAGACCGTCGGCCCGGCGGTGACCGGCGCGCTCACCCAGCCCGGTGCCAGGGCGGAGAAGAAAAAGTACACGGATCTCTGA
- a CDS encoding (2Fe-2S)-binding protein gives MAEVTMTVNGKSVSRTVEDRTLLVEFLREGAGLTGTHVGCDTSQCGACVVHVDGKAVKACTMLAAQASGASVTTVEGLASGGELHPVQAAFREHHGLQCGFCTPGMIMAAVDMIERLGAPLDEATIRAELEGNICRCTGYHNIVKAIAAASETMAGMKTAAE, from the coding sequence ATGGCCGAAGTGACCATGACGGTGAACGGCAAGTCGGTGTCGAGGACGGTGGAGGACCGCACGCTTCTGGTGGAGTTCCTGCGCGAGGGCGCGGGTCTGACGGGCACGCATGTGGGCTGCGACACCTCGCAGTGCGGGGCCTGCGTGGTGCATGTGGACGGCAAGGCGGTGAAGGCCTGCACGATGCTGGCGGCGCAGGCTTCGGGCGCGTCGGTGACGACGGTGGAGGGTCTGGCGTCGGGCGGCGAGCTGCACCCGGTGCAGGCGGCCTTCCGCGAGCATCACGGCCTGCAATGCGGCTTCTGCACGCCGGGGATGATCATGGCCGCCGTCGACATGATCGAGCGCCTGGGCGCGCCGCTCGACGAGGCGACGATCCGGGCGGAGCTGGAGGGCAACATCTGCCGCTGCACCGGCTACCACAACATCGTCAAGGCGATCGCGGCGGCGAGCGAGACCATGGCGGGGATGAAGACGGCCGCCGAATAG
- a CDS encoding TIGR01458 family HAD-type hydrolase — protein sequence MTLPVPAVIVSAMVKGVLIDIAGVVTSGETLLPGARAALARLDAAGLPYRFVTNTTRKPVRALLAQFAAHDLDVARDHVFTPAQAAVAWLGGNGYAPHLLIHADLMKDFAPCRTTGPRAVVVGDAGPAFTYASLNAAFRQIVDGAPFLALATNRVFRDTDGELSLDAGAFVTALEHASETSARVLGKPAPAFFAAAAASMELKLSDVAMIGDDAEADVAGALRAGAGTALLVRSGKYRKGDEGRATPAPSATVADIGAAVDRLLGP from the coding sequence TTGACCCTTCCCGTGCCCGCCGTCATCGTGAGCGCCATGGTCAAGGGCGTGCTGATCGACATTGCCGGCGTCGTGACGTCCGGCGAGACGCTGCTGCCCGGCGCCCGCGCCGCGCTCGCGCGGCTCGATGCCGCCGGCCTGCCCTACCGCTTCGTGACCAACACCACCCGCAAGCCGGTGCGCGCCCTGCTGGCGCAATTCGCCGCCCACGATCTCGACGTCGCGCGCGACCATGTCTTCACCCCGGCACAGGCCGCCGTTGCCTGGCTCGGCGGGAACGGCTACGCCCCGCATCTGCTCATCCACGCCGATCTGATGAAGGACTTCGCCCCCTGCCGCACCACCGGTCCCCGGGCCGTGGTCGTCGGCGACGCGGGACCCGCCTTCACCTACGCGAGCCTCAACGCCGCATTCCGCCAGATCGTCGACGGCGCTCCCTTCCTGGCGCTGGCCACCAATCGCGTCTTCCGCGACACCGACGGCGAACTCAGCCTGGATGCCGGCGCCTTCGTCACCGCGCTGGAACATGCCAGCGAGACCTCGGCCAGGGTGCTCGGCAAGCCGGCCCCCGCCTTCTTCGCGGCGGCCGCGGCAAGCATGGAGCTGAAGCTCTCAGACGTCGCCATGATCGGCGACGATGCCGAGGCCGATGTGGCCGGCGCCTTGCGCGCCGGGGCCGGTACGGCGCTCCTGGTGCGAAGCGGCAAGTATCGCAAGGGCGACGAAGGCCGCGCCACGCCCGCCCCTTCCGCGACGGTGGCGGATATCGGCGCCGCGGTGGACCGCCTGCTTGGGCCCTGA
- a CDS encoding LysR family transcriptional regulator: MKALPETVDLPLLRAFVLVARTGSFTRAGVELFRSQSAVSLQIRKLETALGARLFRRSARAVVLTPAGERLFDYANRILELHTQVLAAFREGEVAGLVRLGTPEDFATTDLSTVLAAFAASHPGVQLEVTCDLTLNLIDLFRAGALDVALLKREPSGPVDGQRVWREPLVWVAASPEAFALRETVPLVVSPEPCVYRKRAFDALAATGRRARAAYVCGALTGALAAVRAGLGVTVLPRHMAPADLALDAGHAMPALADTEIVLQTASDAGLTARRLADHIARAFGDETRAPAKELEPA; encoded by the coding sequence ATGAAGGCACTGCCCGAAACCGTCGACCTGCCGCTGCTGCGCGCGTTCGTTCTTGTAGCCCGCACGGGCAGCTTCACCCGCGCCGGCGTGGAGCTGTTCCGAAGCCAGTCCGCCGTGTCGCTGCAGATCCGCAAGCTGGAGACCGCGCTCGGCGCCCGCCTCTTCCGCCGCAGCGCCCGCGCGGTGGTGCTGACGCCGGCGGGCGAGCGGCTGTTCGACTACGCGAACCGCATCCTCGAACTGCACACGCAGGTGCTCGCCGCCTTCCGCGAGGGCGAGGTGGCGGGGCTGGTGCGCCTCGGCACGCCGGAGGATTTCGCCACGACGGATCTCTCCACGGTGCTCGCCGCCTTCGCCGCCAGCCATCCGGGCGTCCAGCTCGAGGTGACCTGCGACCTGACGCTGAACCTGATCGACCTGTTTCGCGCCGGCGCGCTCGACGTCGCCCTGCTGAAGCGGGAGCCGAGCGGCCCCGTCGACGGGCAGCGGGTCTGGCGCGAGCCGCTCGTCTGGGTCGCCGCCAGCCCCGAGGCCTTTGCCCTGCGCGAAACGGTCCCGCTGGTGGTGAGCCCCGAGCCCTGCGTCTACCGCAAACGCGCCTTCGACGCGTTGGCGGCCACCGGCCGACGGGCGCGGGCCGCCTATGTCTGCGGCGCGCTGACGGGCGCGCTCGCCGCCGTGCGCGCCGGGCTGGGCGTGACGGTGCTGCCGCGCCACATGGCCCCGGCCGATCTGGCGCTCGACGCAGGTCACGCCATGCCGGCGCTGGCCGACACCGAGATCGTGCTGCAAACCGCCTCCGACGCCGGGCTGACCGCGCGCCGCCTCGCCGATCACATCGCCCGCGCCTTCGGCGACGAGACCCGTGCGCCCGCGAAGGAGCTCGAACCGGCGTGA
- a CDS encoding response regulator transcription factor — protein MTFGDTPLHDMTPGAMAKFLIIDDHPLFREALHSAVELAYPAADTRDAASLDEACRILEEDAGFDLALLDLNIPGVKGMDGLLHLRTHFPRLPVVVVSGHEDPRIVSQVMAYGAAGFLPKSARKATLADAIQQVINGAVFVPQDLQGDEASRLDAHVEEMIRRVSSLTPQQLKVLRMLCDGLLNKQIAYELQVGETTVKAHVSEILRKLNVFSRTQAVIEIARLDALTGLGALARARDDAPPDRV, from the coding sequence ATGACCTTCGGCGACACGCCCCTTCACGACATGACACCCGGCGCCATGGCGAAATTCCTGATCATCGACGATCATCCGCTGTTTCGCGAGGCGCTGCACAGCGCCGTGGAACTCGCCTACCCGGCCGCCGACACGCGCGATGCCGCATCGCTCGACGAGGCCTGCCGCATTCTGGAGGAGGATGCGGGCTTCGACCTCGCCCTGCTCGATCTCAACATTCCCGGCGTCAAGGGCATGGACGGCCTGCTGCATCTGCGCACGCATTTCCCGCGCCTGCCCGTGGTGGTCGTCTCCGGCCACGAGGACCCTCGGATCGTGTCCCAGGTGATGGCCTATGGCGCGGCCGGTTTCCTGCCGAAATCGGCGCGCAAGGCGACGCTGGCCGACGCGATCCAGCAGGTCATCAACGGCGCGGTCTTCGTGCCTCAGGACCTCCAGGGCGACGAGGCCTCCCGCCTCGACGCCCATGTCGAGGAGATGATCCGGCGGGTGAGCAGCCTGACGCCGCAACAGCTCAAGGTTCTGCGGATGCTGTGCGACGGCCTTCTCAACAAGCAGATCGCCTATGAACTGCAGGTCGGCGAGACGACCGTGAAGGCGCATGTCTCGGAGATCCTGCGCAAGCTCAACGTCTTCAGCCGGACACAGGCGGTGATCGAGATCGCCCGGCTCGATGCGCTCACCGGCCTCGGCGCCCTCGCGCGGGCCCGGGACGACGCCCCGCCCGACCGGGTCTGA
- a CDS encoding hybrid sensor histidine kinase/response regulator translates to MSGLDVQDPERLKKINAALMHRVERAMDQQGNAFSLFQTAISLDSEVRRRTDELTTTLRNLERANAELARQKEISERADASKTRFLAAASHDVLQPLHAAQLTMSALHDLQESERGRAMVAQVERSLDTMHELLHTLLDISRLDAGVTVPDYAAVPLAPVVASLLSDLRPTAEAKGLRLQTAIADAHVWSDRTMLRRILQNLISNAIRYTDQGGVLIGTRRRGARVMIEVVDTGCGIPLAQHERIFDEFHRGANPGSGSDGQCALGLGLSIVKRLVEALGHDLSLMSEVDKGSRFRILAPHCPPPADPPQRPAPPARSGTDGALKGRRVLLVENDGDVIRAMSTLLETWGCVFRVARTQEAAVATLEGGGWAPDLIIADQHLDRGDLGTRVVRAVCARLTRRVPAILATADAAEPVLAQAAALKAEVMTKPVKPAQLRALMTHMLMARDDA, encoded by the coding sequence ATGAGCGGGCTCGACGTCCAGGATCCGGAACGGCTGAAGAAGATCAACGCGGCGCTGATGCACCGGGTAGAACGGGCCATGGATCAGCAGGGCAATGCCTTTTCGCTGTTCCAGACGGCGATCTCGCTGGACTCGGAGGTGCGGCGGCGCACCGACGAACTCACCACCACCCTGCGCAATCTGGAACGCGCCAACGCCGAACTCGCCCGCCAGAAGGAGATCTCCGAGCGCGCGGACGCCTCCAAGACCCGCTTTCTGGCCGCCGCCAGCCACGACGTGCTGCAGCCCCTGCATGCGGCGCAACTCACCATGTCGGCGCTGCACGACCTGCAGGAGAGCGAGCGCGGGCGCGCGATGGTGGCGCAGGTCGAGCGCTCGCTCGACACGATGCATGAGCTTTTGCACACGCTGCTCGACATCTCGCGTCTGGATGCCGGGGTGACCGTGCCCGACTACGCGGCCGTGCCGCTCGCGCCGGTGGTCGCCTCGCTCCTGTCGGACCTGCGGCCCACCGCCGAGGCCAAGGGGTTGCGGCTGCAGACCGCCATCGCCGACGCCCATGTCTGGTCCGACCGCACCATGTTGCGCCGCATCCTGCAGAACCTGATCTCCAACGCCATCCGCTACACCGATCAGGGGGGCGTGCTGATCGGCACCCGGCGGCGCGGCGCGCGGGTGATGATCGAGGTGGTCGACACCGGCTGCGGCATCCCGCTGGCGCAGCACGAGCGGATCTTCGACGAGTTCCATCGCGGCGCCAATCCGGGAAGCGGGAGCGACGGGCAATGCGCGCTCGGGCTCGGCCTGTCCATCGTCAAGCGGCTGGTGGAGGCGCTGGGGCACGATCTTTCGCTGATGTCGGAAGTGGACAAGGGCAGCCGCTTCCGCATTCTCGCGCCCCATTGTCCGCCGCCGGCCGATCCGCCGCAGCGTCCGGCCCCGCCGGCGCGCTCCGGCACGGACGGCGCGCTCAAGGGGCGCCGGGTCCTTTTGGTGGAGAACGACGGCGACGTGATCCGCGCCATGTCGACGCTGCTGGAGACCTGGGGCTGCGTCTTTCGCGTGGCGCGCACGCAGGAGGCGGCGGTCGCGACCCTCGAGGGCGGCGGCTGGGCACCCGATCTGATCATCGCCGATCAGCATCTCGACCGCGGCGATCTCGGCACCCGGGTCGTCCGTGCGGTGTGCGCGCGCCTGACGCGCCGGGTTCCGGCCATCCTGGCGACGGCGGATGCGGCGGAGCCGGTGCTCGCGCAGGCCGCCGCGCTCAAGGCGGAGGTGATGACAAAGCCGGTGAAACCGGCGCAGCTGCGCGCCCTCATGACGCATATGCTGATGGCGCGCGACGACGCGTGA
- a CDS encoding FIST N-terminal domain-containing protein, which yields MRSTDGITDAGGATYACGVTHACGVAVLSTADPRDAGFWRAVAEARRRGDAGFALVFFSASRIAPDAVCAAMAEACAGLRYAACSTSGEVTREGLSEGNLVVVLFPADRFRVDALRLAGIRGAGMERMVREVGAAKRAFRPDAERVGDGRAFALCLIDGLSFAEEAVSAALHWALDDIPLLGGSAGDDMRFSATSLILDGEIATDCALVLLVETDIPFQVFKTDNFVPTPAKLVVTRSDPSRRVVHEFNAAPAAAEYARVIGMDPHALSPMSFASHPLVVRVGGEYYCRSVQKMNADGSLSFFCAIDDGIVMTVAEPAGMTRSTRDAFDAVDARLGGIDFVLGFDCVLRRIDARNRQVTHRISRIYRENNVVGFSTYGEQYLSMHLNQTFTGIAFGTGAANGAATGATVERRA from the coding sequence GTGCGGTCGACGGATGGCATCACCGATGCGGGCGGGGCGACCTACGCCTGCGGGGTCACCCATGCGTGCGGGGTCGCTGTGCTGAGCACAGCCGATCCCCGGGACGCGGGCTTCTGGCGCGCGGTCGCCGAGGCGCGCAGGCGCGGCGACGCCGGCTTCGCGCTGGTCTTCTTCTCCGCCAGCCGGATCGCGCCGGACGCCGTGTGCGCGGCCATGGCGGAGGCTTGCGCGGGCCTGCGCTATGCGGCCTGCTCGACGTCGGGCGAGGTCACCCGCGAGGGCCTGTCCGAAGGCAATCTCGTCGTTGTGCTCTTTCCAGCCGACCGGTTTCGCGTCGACGCCCTGCGCCTTGCCGGTATTCGCGGCGCGGGCATGGAGCGGATGGTGCGCGAGGTCGGCGCGGCCAAGCGCGCCTTCCGCCCGGACGCGGAACGCGTCGGCGACGGCAGGGCCTTCGCGCTGTGCCTGATCGACGGGCTGTCCTTCGCGGAGGAAGCCGTGTCGGCCGCCCTGCACTGGGCGCTCGACGACATCCCGCTGCTCGGCGGCTCGGCCGGCGACGACATGCGCTTTTCCGCGACGTCCCTGATCCTCGACGGGGAGATCGCCACCGACTGCGCCCTCGTGCTTCTGGTGGAGACGGACATCCCCTTCCAGGTGTTCAAGACCGACAATTTCGTGCCGACGCCGGCGAAGCTCGTGGTCACGCGCTCCGATCCCTCGCGGCGCGTCGTACATGAGTTCAACGCCGCGCCGGCGGCGGCCGAATACGCCCGGGTGATCGGCATGGACCCGCATGCGCTCTCGCCGATGAGCTTCGCCTCGCATCCGCTCGTGGTGCGGGTTGGCGGCGAATACTATTGCCGCTCCGTGCAGAAGATGAACGCGGACGGGTCGCTGTCGTTCTTCTGCGCGATCGACGACGGCATCGTGATGACGGTCGCCGAGCCCGCCGGCATGACGCGCAGCACGCGCGACGCCTTCGATGCGGTCGACGCGCGGCTCGGCGGAATCGATTTCGTGCTCGGCTTCGATTGCGTGCTGCGCCGGATCGATGCGCGCAACCGGCAGGTGACGCACAGGATTTCGCGGATCTACCGCGAGAACAATGTGGTCGGCTTCTCGACCTACGGCGAGCAATATCTGTCGATGCATCTGAACCAGACCTTCACCGGCATCGCCTTCGGCACCGGGGCCGCCAACGGAGCCGCCACCGGAGCAACTGTGGAGAGGCGCGCATGA